In the genome of Aedes aegypti strain LVP_AGWG chromosome 2, AaegL5.0 Primary Assembly, whole genome shotgun sequence, the window ACTGTTTTATACACGGATGCTTCGCCGTGGGGATTGGGAGCGATTTTAGCCCAAGAAGTGGAAAAATCTGGAGTGCGTCGGATTATCGCTTGTGCTTCCAAAAGTTTGTCAGCAGCAGAATGTCGGTACCCACAGTTACATCGTGAGGCATTGGCGATTatatgttgttgttttttttttacaagggggaaatctgcaaacagatcccctgagaagataactcagggaatgcggggatgacgcaccaacgacgacccgctaaaaccagcctatgcactgtgcatgagcaattcatttagaattgctcaagtggtgaacagtgcatcgacatgacccttggactcagaccctcatctccccggaaccaccttacggtatttcttcttTTGGCGATTATATGGGCGATGGAAAAGTTTGCATACTATCTTCTCGGTAGACGGTTTACACTGCGATCGGATAGTGAGGCACTGATGTTTATGACCAAGAATGGTAACCGTAAGGATGTTGGCAAAAGAATTTTATCACGCGCTGAGGGCTGGATGCTAAGAATGGACCACTTCTGCTTTGATTTTCAACATGTTTCTGGAAAAGACAATATTGCCGATGCTCCATCGAGGATTGGAGCTAAGACGGAAAGTCCGGCGTTTGGAAACGAAAAGGAGTCCCATGAACTGTTTTCAGTGACAGCGAGTACTAGTGACATCAATGACCAGTTGTTAGCGTTAACAAATGCAGAAGTTAAGAAGGAATTGCTGGTTGATGATGAGATACAAACTGTCATTAAGTGGTTGGAGAAGAAGGAAAAGTGGCCCGAATGTATTGCGAAGTATCAGGCATTCCAGAGCGATTTATACTTGCAAGGAGAGGTATTGATGAAAcgcaaaaaaatggttttgccaTCAACATTACGGAATAGAGCGTTACGATTGGCTCATCGAAGCCATCCAGGCATGTCCACCATGAAAAATTTCCTAAGGCAAGGGTTGTGGTGGCCAGGTATGGACCGAGAGATTGAAGAATTTGTAAGAAGCTGCCCGGAGTGCCAACTTGTGACAGTAACATCACGCCCTGTACCAATTGAGATGACAGAACTACCCCAGAACCCGTGGGATTACGTATCAATGGATTTTGCCTCTGCATCCGACATACTTAACTGGAAAGCTTTGGTATTGACCGACAATTATTCACGTTTTCTTGTTGCCGTTCCGTTAGATAAAACAGATACGGAAGCCGTGAAAAAGAATTCGAAAAGGATCTTCAACACTTActatattccgaaaactttgAAGGCTGACAATGGCCCTCCTTTCAACAGCGCGGATTTGAAAGCATGGTTAAATAATGTATGGGGAGTTCGGTTGATTCATAGCACTCCTTTAAATCCGACGGAGAATGGTCTTGTTGAGAGGAGCATGCAGGGCATCAATAAGATCACAGCGATTGctaagcttggaaagcttaaTTGGAAGGAAGCCCTATCCGATTACGTGGCTGCGTACAATTCGTGGCCTCATCATGTGACAAAGATCCCTCCGGCTGAGTTGATGTTTGGGAGAGTTGTGCGGAGTGTACTACCAAATCGTCGTACAGATCAGCGGCAGTCGTTCGATGAAGAACTACGAGATCGGGATCAGATGGCAAAGTTTAACCGTAATTCAAGAGAGGACAGTAATCGCAGAGCTCGGAGAACcgaaatcgaagttggagacaCCGTACTGGTATCGCAACAAAAGCGGGATAAAGCGGACACACCATACAAAAATGCGTTTCACAAAGTTGTTAAAATTCAAGGAGCTGGCCGAGCCACGATCACGGATGCTACAACTGATAAAACATACGATCGTAacgtaaagtttttgaaaaagtacgtggaacgcaaaacaaacaaaccaGTAGACAATGCACCGCAGGAGAAGGAGCAGTCGAAGCTACAGACGAGTAACATCCATGGAACAACAGACGAACTGCGTAATGGTACCAAACGTTCCACTCAGGGAGATTTTCCAGATGATGAAGAGCCCATTGGAAAACGCCGAAACACCCGGGAGATCAGAAAACCCCAAAGATTCCTTAATGCGATCAGACGTGCTTATGAATGATATATGAAATGTTTCTATTTACATTATCGTTGATGTGAGGGGAGGATGTGGTATCCTAGATTTAGTGTGTAAGAATGTTGGGACAGTATGGATTGGGACGGGCTGGAAAACAGTCGTAATAGAGAGAGTGGTTGTTTTGATAATATAAATATGTGTAGTAATTAGTGGTCTCCAGAATATCACACATAGGAGACCCTATATCTCCGGACAGTGCGTTCTGTAGAGTCCAAGTAAGCGGATTCGTTTTTCACACCGCCGGAGTGAaacgtttttttcttttcggtttcatttatttttcggTTCACACTTccattttgctgggcagtgcccAAGcctaatacagtcaactctcccttactcggtATTCAGTATTCCGATATCGAGTTGGAGAacaatagtaaaagttggttttcatggctaacccGGTGGTCCTtaggaacgcagttgcactggttttgtgttctgtaactcgataattcccttcaatatcaagttatggaGGTTGACTGTAGTTCGTTTTCGCGCATCATCGGAGTGATTTTATATCCCAGCTTTTGCGTGTTGATGCCGAGATAGTGACTTCAGCCGAGGATGGATTGACATctagtgagctcgtttcatgcttgtgataacacaaagGGATTCAAACCGAAGAACGGAAAAACTAAGGAACTGGAATATATTTGTGAGACGGCAAGGATCAACGGATATAAGGAAAGGATGATTAAATCTATCGTCGACAAGCAGAAAAGACAGCAAGAGTAGTTTGACGGCGCTCACAGCTCGAAGGTTTATAGGAGTACTTTTTAATCTTCTGGTCGTGTTGcatgctcctgcgggggcgggtgatgaacacttgttcggtgtGAAGTgcgtttatcgaataatatcgcgagtctggttaggcgtgaatatatcatggatcgcatcaccaaataGGTGACTCTCAGATTTTTACCTTACTCCACTAACTCCATATCCtccccatgacaactgtggagatgcagaagattcttcggtttctagtaacaatggttgtctaactaacattccttcccttcccagATTATGGTAAGGGTGTGGGCGGCGCCGCAATTGACTTTTAATTTttagctctcgatttgtgcacattgagattggtaagctaatcccaagccccattcatataAACTCTGTGCatcttcgattgctctggtcaatcacggagaagcaactacaaattgtacggtcatatatgttcatgctcacagcttgaagatttattatcattatgAAATACAATTGTGAGATTTGTTAACCGGTTTGGaaataaatcacaccttatgATACTACGAATTTATTATTAACCCAGCTTTTTCGAAGAGATCCGATGTAAGTGAAATGTAGGCATAGGCACCCTCTTCCGGAATTGGGAATTGACTTAGAAAATCATCGCCTGCATCGAGTCCCAGTCCATCGGCCCGATTCATGGGTTTATTGTTGGCAGCTTTACGAGCCGTTTCCATAAGTGGCTCCAGCGGATGGCTGGGTAACCTGCGAAACGGACCCATCAATTGATGCTGCAAAAGATAGCTCATCAACGCCAGCAGATGGTCGTTGCGAATCCCTTTGGCTCGGGCACAACAGTTTCTGTCAATTTGAGAGAGGACCTCTATCCATTTGCAGGCAATTCTTAGCTCAGGGTAGGACGTCAGCGATTTCATGTAGGATTTTGTTAGATACAAGAAGAACTCGAACTGACGATCTAGGAACTGAAAGGCATGTTAAAAGGTAAGAGTATATCCAACTAATACAAGTAATTCAAGTAACATACAGTAGATCTAGCATCTTTACCACCGGTACACTGTTTGGCATGAGCTTGACATTTTCGAAAGGCTGGGACTTTGAGCTTTTTGTACAGTTCCGAGAGAAGCAACAGGTGATCTTTCCATTCCCCAGCACTGACATGCCACGCGGGAGGAGTAAACGTAGGTCTTCTAAGCGAGGAAGTTTCCGGCAGTTTTGCAACGGGTGCAGCACTGAATGGGGCCTGAATGTGTCCGCTGAAAAGGCTTATGCAAAGCATCATCAGGAAACGGTTCCGTTTATCGCGTAGATTGCGCACATTCAGAGACGGCTCGACCAACTTCGTGAGCCAACGGTTTGCGAGCTCCTGATCCTCAGAGTTGCGAAGGTTTGGAATCAATTCTTGCAACAGAGCACTATTGAAAAGACAACAACGGGTGCGAAATGGGTTAGACAAACCTTCAGAAGGGAGTTCTTAATTTTAATTCTATTCACCAATAATAGTGGAATTCCGTGTCTAGCGAATAATCCGATGGTTCGATAATTTGAGAAGCGTTGGCTCCGGAAATGTTGGATCTAGATGTTCCTGGCTTCGGGGTCgccattttgatattttgacaaAGATTAAATCGATGCCAACTATGATTTATAAAGTTTAATGACCCAGCAGAACTTGATCACGAAATTTGGTTGGAATCACCAAGTGTTCTTCGTTAAAAAGACAATCGTAAACAATTGATAAGCTTTCTCGACGTTGATGAGAAACTGTTGTAGCTGTGGATGGCTGGTTTTGGACTGATTGGACGTCCAGGCGTTCTGAACGAACTGTTTGACCTGCTTCAATACTGCATCCGCCTGTGTTCCTGCTGGAATCATCTTGAACGTAACTGGGTGGACGAAAGTGGGTGTTGTTAAGACGGGACAGGATTATGCAGAAACTTTCTGTATTGACGTATTTGATACTGAAGTCATACAGAAGCAGAGTTAATGCCCATCGCTGTTGCCAGTTGGCTGTGCACACTGAAATGCCTTTTTTGGAACCAAAAATCGCTTGTGGTCCGTTTCCAATACGAAATGTCGTCCGAAAATCATCCGATGAAACCGTGTTACTGCGTGTCCCTCTTTCTCGATTTGACTGTAATTGAACTCTGCAGGGGTAAGCCTTCTCGACACATGTGCAATCGGTTTCACCTATAATTTGACGCATCCGCTAACCCGATGATATCCAATTTTGGATTGTAGTGTATGAGCACCAACGGTGACTGCAGGATTTCACGGATACGGTCGAAAGAACGCTGACATGCTTCTGATCAAATTCCACTTCGCAACAGGTTTTAACAGTTGATTCATTGGTAGCCGCAGCTTACGCATTTCCGGAATGTATTTTGCGTCATAGTTTACGGCTGCTAGCTATTAAAGGAGTGACGAAACATTTTGAGGTGGTGGCATGGTGGTGATAGCTGAAGTCTTTTCCAGATCGGGTCTGATTCAATGTCTATCCATAATTTTCCACAAGTATTCCACTTCTTTCATGTTGAAACTGCATTTCTCAATCCGCACTGTAAATCCGTATTCTTCCAGACGTCGAAGCACTTGTTTCAGATTGTGGTCATGCTCTTCCTGCGTACGACCACCGATTAACACGTCGTCCAAATAATCACAGGTCTTTTTGATGCCACTCAACACTGTGTCCATGGTTTACTGACGGAATGCACGCGGAGCTGATTTTAGGCCAAGTGTCAGGCGAGTATAGCTAAAAAGTCCCTTATTGGTATTGGCAGTTAGCGGATGTTGATCTCAGGTGTCTACTTCCACTTGGCGATAAAaattggactcggaaaaaatgc includes:
- the LOC110675538 gene encoding uncharacterized protein LOC110675538, with amino-acid sequence MATPKPGTSRSNISGANASQIIEPSDYSLDTEFHYYCALLQELIPNLRNSEDQELANRWLTKLVEPSLNVRNLRDKRNRFLMMLCISLFSGHIQAPFSAAPVAKLPETSSLRRPTFTPPAWHVSAGEWKDHLLLLSELYKKLKVPAFRKCQAHAKQCTGGKDARSTFLDRQFEFFLYLTKSYMKSLTSYPELRIACKWIEVLSQIDRNCCARAKGIRNDHLLALMSYLLQHQLMGPFRRLPSHPLEPLMETARKAANNKPMNRADGLGLDAGDDFLSQFPIPEEGAYAYISLTSDLFEKAGLIINS